From one Nymphalis io chromosome 19, ilAglIoxx1.1, whole genome shotgun sequence genomic stretch:
- the LOC126776193 gene encoding protein CLP1 homolog, whose protein sequence is MTEVQLQEFKLEPDSELRFEVESKNEKVVLEVKSGYAELFGTELVKGKPYEFHTGAKVAVFTWHGCTVELRGRTEVSYIAKETPMVVYLNVHAALEQQRVAAEQENTRGPVTMVVGPGDVGKSTLTRILLNYAVRMGRRPIFVELDVGQGHISVPGTVGALLVERPASIEEGFSQQAPLVYHFGHKSPGENLELYNTIVSRLAEVIAERCENNKKASTSGVIINTCGWVKGAGYKVLTHAAQAFEVDVILVLDNERLYNELKRDMPKFVKVVYLPKSGGVVERSSTQRAEARDARIREYFYGKRTPYYPHSFDVKFSDLKIYKVGAPSLPDSCMPLGMRAEDALTKLVSVWPAPALAHRLLAVSFAAGPDDHVLHCNLAGFVCVTAVDPERQTLTILSPQPRPLPATVLLLSDLQYMDNH, encoded by the exons ATGACTGAAGTTCAACTACAAGAATTTAAATTAGAACCTGACTCGGAATTACGTTTTGAAGTAGAATCTAAAAACGAAAAAGTTGTTTTAGAG gtTAAAAGCGGTTATGCCGAGTTGTTTGGCACGGAGCTAGTTAAAGGAAAGCCTTATGAGTTCCATACTGGTGCTAAAGTGGCAGTGTTCACGTGGCATGGGTGCACGGTCGAGCTCCGAGGTCGCACTGAAGTTAGTTATATCGCTAAGGAAACTCCCATG gtAGTCTATCTGAATGTTCATGCAGCACTGGAACAGCAGAGAGTTGCAGCAGAACAGGAGAATACAAGAGGCCCTGTCACCATGGTGGTGGGGCCAGGTGATGTAGGCAAGTCGACATTAACTAGGATACTACTAAATTATGCAGTAAGAATGGGAAGACGTCCAATATTTGTGGAATTAGATGTCGGCCAAGGTCACATTAGTGTCCCTGGAACTGTAG GTGCCTTGTTAGTCGAGAGGCCGGCATCTATAGAAGAAGGCTTCAGTCAGCAAGCACCTCTTGTTTATCACTTTGGTCATAAATCACCTGGAGAGAATCTGGAACTGTATAACACGATTGTGTCAAGACTAGCAGAGGTGATTGCTGAACGATGTGAAAATAATAAGAAAg CGTCAACGTCAGGTGTAATAATAAACACTTGCGGTTGGGTGAAAGGAGCGGGATATAAGGTTTTGACACATGCCGCACAGGCATTCgag GTGGATGTAATTTTAGTATTAGATAACGAAAGGCTGTACAATGAGCTGAAGAGGGATATGCCGAAATttgtcaaagttgtttacttACCAAAAAGTGGAGGG GTAGTAGAGAGATCGTCTACCCAGCGAGCTGAGGCCAGGGATGCTCGGATACGGGAGTATTTCTATGGAAAGCGAACACCATACTACCCACATTCGTTTGACGTCAAGTTCTCCGACTTGAAGATATATAAG GTGGGCGCGCCGTCGCTGCCCGACTCGTGCATGCCGCTGGGCATGCGCGCGGAGGACGCGCTGACCAAGCTGGTGAGCGTGTGGCCCGCGCCCGCGCTGGCGCACCGCCTGCTCGCCGTGTCCTTCGCCGCCGGGCCCGACGACCACGTGCTGCACTGCAACCTCGCCGGCTTCGTGTGCGT TACGGCGGTGGATCCCGAGCGGCAGACGCTGACCATCCTGTCGCCGCAGCCGCGCCCGCTGCCGGCGACGGTGCTGCTGCTGTCTGACCTGCAGTACATGGACAACCACTAG